Proteins encoded in a region of the Bacillus sp. T3 genome:
- the tyrS gene encoding tyrosine--tRNA ligase, producing MNELLKDLTWRGIVYQQTDEEGIEKTLSNEKISLYCGVDPTADSMHIGHLLPFLTLRRFQLSGHRPIVLVGGATGLIGDPSGKKEERKLQTLETVQSNVSCLQKQLQQIFDFEGENGAIMVNNYDWAGSMDIVTFLRDFGKHVGINYMLAKDTISSRLDTGISFTEFTYTILQAMDFFHLYENHQCRMQIGGSDQWGNITTGLELIRKMKPEGAKPAFGLTIPLVTKADGTKFGKTESGAIWLDPEKTSPYEFYQFWINTADADVVKYLKFFTFLTKEEIEALEVSVQAEPHLRKAQKALAEAMTRMIHGQDSLDQAIRISEALFSGNVKTLTAAEIKQGFKDVPSFDASAEELGLVDLLVNAKISPSKRQAREDITNGAVSINGERVTDPAYVLSVKDRIENQFTIVRRGKKKYTLIKY from the coding sequence ATGAATGAATTATTAAAAGACCTGACTTGGAGAGGGATTGTATATCAGCAAACCGATGAAGAGGGCATTGAGAAGACATTAAGCAATGAAAAAATATCCTTATATTGCGGGGTTGACCCAACTGCTGACAGCATGCATATTGGCCATTTACTGCCATTTTTAACATTGCGTCGCTTCCAGCTATCTGGACATCGTCCGATTGTTCTTGTCGGAGGTGCGACTGGGTTAATCGGAGACCCGAGCGGAAAGAAAGAAGAGCGGAAATTACAAACGCTTGAAACGGTTCAATCTAATGTAAGCTGTCTGCAAAAGCAATTACAGCAAATATTTGATTTCGAAGGTGAAAATGGGGCAATCATGGTTAATAACTATGATTGGGCTGGCTCAATGGATATCGTTACGTTTTTACGTGACTTTGGAAAGCATGTTGGAATCAATTACATGCTAGCGAAGGATACGATTTCATCACGCTTAGATACAGGAATTTCTTTTACAGAATTTACGTATACGATTTTACAAGCAATGGACTTCTTCCATCTTTATGAGAACCATCAATGCCGTATGCAAATTGGTGGAAGTGACCAATGGGGCAACATCACTACAGGCTTGGAATTAATTCGAAAAATGAAACCAGAGGGTGCTAAGCCAGCATTTGGATTAACGATTCCGCTTGTAACAAAGGCAGATGGTACGAAGTTTGGTAAAACGGAAAGCGGTGCAATTTGGCTTGATCCTGAAAAGACATCCCCTTATGAATTTTACCAATTTTGGATTAACACAGCCGATGCCGATGTTGTGAAATATTTAAAATTCTTTACGTTCCTAACAAAGGAAGAAATCGAAGCGTTAGAGGTTTCTGTTCAAGCGGAACCACATCTTCGCAAGGCACAAAAAGCATTAGCAGAAGCGATGACACGAATGATTCATGGTCAGGATTCATTAGACCAGGCGATTCGCATTTCCGAAGCACTCTTCAGTGGGAATGTTAAAACGTTAACTGCAGCAGAAATTAAGCAAGGGTTTAAGGATGTACCGTCCTTTGATGCTTCGGCTGAAGAACTGGGACTTGTTGATCTGCTTGTTAACGCCAAAATTTCTCCGTCAAAACGTCAAGCGCGTGAGGATATTACAAATGGAGCAGTTTCCATCAATGGAGAGCGAGTGACAGATCCTGCCTATGTTCTTTCTGTTAAGGATCGAATTGAAAATCAATTTACCATTGTACGGCGCGGGAAGAAGAAGTATACGTTAATTAAATACTAA
- a CDS encoding transglycosylase domain-containing protein has product MSNNQNWKEKLRSFVQLFTNQKTVKGARITYQVIWNLALLFIIVLIIGGTFALGVGGGYFASLVKDEPIRSYASMKKQIYNYEETSELYYANDVYLGKLRSDIDREEVKLDHVSKYLQDAVVATEDEYFYQHNGVVPKAIFRALFQEVSNASVQTGGSTLTQQLIKNQLLTNEVSFERKAKEILLALRLEKFFNKKEILEAYLNVATFGRNSSGRNIAGVQAAAKGIFGVEASQLNLPQSAFIAGLPQSPFGYTPYTQNKTVKNNLTPGLERMKTVLKRMYDGGYINDQQYNEALAYDVTKDFIPPTQSPQEAHPWLTAEIETRAIDILAGILAKKDGYEEQDIKNDKELMAEYREIADLNIRQNGYKIHTTINKEIYEAMQQVKDNYPHFGPDKAQVTTDPETGEKVTVMEPVEVGAILIENKTGKIISFVGGRNYEREQLNHATSAVRQNGSTMKPLLVYGPAFELGAAQPGTILPDVALKLAPGLNRPWPQNYDRRYSGLTSARYALTKSYNVPAVKLYKDIINQRPAKYLEKMGFTSLVEPDYTNLATAIGSLENGVTVEENTNAFGTFANNGQFIDAYMIEKITDRDGEIIYQHKVKPVDVFSPQTAYLTLDMMRDVITRGTATSINGRLKFKSDWAGKTGTGNQFYDSWFVASNPNVSFGIWTGYDTPKSLQSGGLSYSIRTNYLWADLMNAAYDINPDLVDPAESFQMPEGIVRKSFCAASGLLPSGACSRAGLVETDLFNVKYAPTKVDDSLIEGKFVEINGNKYLALDSTPSEFAQSGVILNPDYVTKIMGNTSNASQLIPKKDRWAKVLVPSAKMSDDGNTPTPLSVHQSGNSITWSSHPHHDIVGYRVYKESGGKVASIKSGSSLTYSAGSGSYYVTAVDIA; this is encoded by the coding sequence ATGAGCAATAACCAAAATTGGAAAGAAAAGCTTAGGTCTTTCGTCCAGCTTTTTACAAATCAAAAAACAGTAAAAGGTGCTCGAATTACCTATCAGGTAATATGGAATCTTGCATTATTATTTATTATTGTTCTCATTATTGGCGGTACTTTCGCGCTAGGTGTTGGCGGAGGCTACTTTGCATCTCTTGTAAAGGACGAGCCAATCCGCTCCTATGCAAGCATGAAAAAACAAATATATAACTACGAAGAAACATCAGAACTATATTATGCGAATGATGTGTATCTCGGCAAATTACGCTCTGACATTGATCGCGAGGAAGTCAAGCTCGATCATGTCTCAAAGTATCTACAAGATGCCGTAGTCGCTACAGAAGATGAATACTTTTATCAGCATAACGGTGTTGTTCCTAAGGCCATCTTCCGTGCATTATTCCAAGAGGTATCAAACGCCTCTGTTCAAACAGGTGGAAGTACGCTGACACAGCAGTTAATAAAAAACCAGCTTCTAACTAATGAAGTATCCTTCGAACGAAAAGCGAAAGAAATCTTGTTAGCCCTTCGCTTGGAAAAATTCTTCAATAAAAAAGAAATATTAGAAGCTTATTTAAATGTTGCAACCTTTGGCCGAAACTCTTCTGGCCGCAATATTGCAGGAGTACAAGCTGCTGCGAAAGGGATTTTTGGAGTCGAAGCAAGCCAATTAAATCTGCCACAGTCAGCATTCATTGCCGGTCTTCCGCAAAGTCCGTTCGGCTACACTCCCTATACCCAAAATAAGACAGTCAAGAATAATTTAACACCCGGCTTAGAAAGAATGAAGACGGTGTTAAAAAGAATGTATGATGGTGGCTATATTAATGACCAGCAATATAACGAAGCGTTAGCGTATGACGTGACAAAGGATTTTATCCCACCTACACAATCACCACAGGAGGCCCATCCTTGGCTTACAGCAGAAATCGAAACACGTGCAATTGATATATTGGCGGGGATTTTAGCCAAAAAAGATGGATATGAAGAGCAAGATATCAAAAACGATAAAGAACTAATGGCTGAATACCGAGAAATCGCCGACCTAAATATTAGGCAGAACGGATACAAAATCCATACAACCATTAACAAAGAAATTTATGAAGCTATGCAGCAGGTAAAAGATAATTACCCGCATTTTGGTCCTGATAAAGCTCAAGTAACGACAGACCCAGAGACAGGTGAAAAGGTCACGGTAATGGAACCAGTGGAAGTAGGTGCCATCCTGATTGAAAACAAAACAGGAAAAATTATCAGCTTTGTCGGTGGTCGAAATTATGAACGCGAACAATTGAATCATGCTACGAGCGCAGTTCGCCAAAACGGATCGACAATGAAGCCATTGCTCGTATATGGCCCGGCGTTTGAGCTTGGAGCGGCCCAGCCCGGTACGATTTTACCCGATGTAGCATTAAAGCTTGCACCGGGACTTAATCGTCCATGGCCACAAAACTATGACCGTCGCTATAGTGGTCTAACATCAGCACGATACGCCTTGACCAAATCCTATAACGTTCCAGCTGTTAAGCTGTACAAAGATATCATTAACCAGAGACCCGCAAAGTATTTAGAAAAGATGGGGTTCACTTCTTTAGTTGAACCAGATTACACAAACCTCGCAACCGCAATCGGTTCCTTAGAAAACGGGGTAACGGTAGAAGAAAATACAAATGCCTTTGGGACATTTGCGAATAATGGACAATTTATTGATGCCTATATGATTGAAAAAATAACAGATCGTGATGGAGAAATCATCTACCAGCACAAAGTAAAACCAGTCGATGTATTTAGCCCTCAGACCGCCTATTTAACATTAGATATGATGCGGGATGTTATCACGCGAGGGACGGCCACATCCATTAATGGCCGGTTAAAATTCAAATCCGACTGGGCTGGAAAAACTGGTACAGGAAACCAGTTTTATGATTCATGGTTTGTTGCATCCAATCCAAATGTTTCGTTTGGGATCTGGACTGGATACGATACACCAAAATCATTACAATCTGGTGGTTTAAGCTATAGTATCAGAACCAATTACTTGTGGGCTGACTTAATGAATGCCGCGTATGATATCAATCCTGACTTAGTCGACCCGGCTGAATCGTTCCAAATGCCAGAGGGGATTGTAAGAAAATCATTTTGTGCAGCATCAGGCTTATTACCGTCAGGTGCCTGTTCAAGAGCAGGATTAGTTGAAACAGACCTGTTCAATGTTAAATATGCTCCAACCAAGGTGGATGACAGTTTAATTGAAGGGAAATTCGTAGAAATTAACGGCAACAAATATTTAGCACTTGATTCCACTCCAAGTGAATTTGCCCAATCCGGTGTGATTTTAAATCCTGATTATGTGACAAAGATTATGGGGAACACATCGAATGCCAGCCAATTAATACCGAAAAAAGACCGCTGGGCGAAAGTACTCGTTCCAAGTGCAAAAATGTCTGATGATGGAAATACACCGACACCATTAAGTGTCCATCAATCTGGAAACTCGATAACATGGTCAAGCCATCCACATCATGACATTGTAGGATATCGAGTCTATAAAGAATCTGGCGGTAAAGTTGCTAGCATAAAATCAGGCTCCTCTCTTACCTATTCAGCTGGAAGTGGTTCCTATTATGTGACGGCAGTCGATATTGCCTGA
- the rpsD gene encoding 30S ribosomal protein S4, producing the protein MARYTGPSWKLSRRLGISLSGTGKELEKRPYAPGPHGPNQRKKLSEYGLQLQEKQKLRHMYGVNERQFRNLFDKAGKMQGKHGENFMVLLESRLDNVVYRLGLARTRRAARQLVNHGHVMVNGARVDIPSYRVAPGQTITLREKSRNLDVVKEAIEVNNFVPDFLTFDADKLEGTFTRLPERSELPAEINEALIVEFYSR; encoded by the coding sequence ATGGCTCGTTATACCGGCCCAAGCTGGAAATTATCCCGTCGTCTTGGAATTTCTTTAAGCGGCACAGGAAAAGAATTAGAAAAGCGTCCTTACGCTCCAGGTCCACATGGTCCTAACCAACGTAAAAAGCTTTCCGAGTACGGATTGCAATTACAAGAAAAACAAAAGCTTCGTCATATGTATGGAGTAAATGAGCGTCAATTCCGTAACCTTTTCGACAAAGCTGGCAAAATGCAAGGTAAACACGGTGAAAACTTCATGGTTCTTTTAGAATCACGTTTAGATAACGTTGTTTATCGTTTAGGCTTAGCTCGTACTCGTCGTGCAGCTCGCCAATTAGTTAACCACGGTCACGTTATGGTTAATGGAGCTCGTGTTGATATTCCATCATACCGCGTAGCACCTGGTCAAACTATCACTCTTCGTGAAAAGTCTCGTAATCTTGATGTTGTGAAAGAAGCAATCGAAGTAAACAACTTCGTTCCTGATTTCTTAACTTTCGATGCAGACAAATTAGAAGGTACTTTCACTCGTTTACCAGAGCGTTCTGAATTACCAGCTGAAATTAACGAAGCTCTTATCGTTGAGTTCTACTCTCGTTAA